The following proteins come from a genomic window of Kocuria palustris:
- a CDS encoding SDR family oxidoreductase, with the protein MTHRVLVTGSTGYVGGRLVPRLLEAGYAVRVLVRSPQRLEGVPWRQDVEVVQGDLGDAETVERASRGVETFYYLVHSMSSGSDFEATELAMARTVAAATARAGVRRIVYLGGLHPEGVELSPHMRSRTAVGDALLAGDVPAVVFEAGVVIGSGSASFEMIRHLTENLPVMPAPSWVLRRIEPIAVRDLLHYLVHAPEIPEGTNRRFGIGSREVLTYGAIMYGYAHEAGLAQRRVYALPIPAPRLAGWWVALTTPIPRPLAVPLVQSLQHDAVTDDHDIDQYIAPPADGLTGYRRAVRLALGKLAADEVETTWASAANTPPSDPLPSDPDWAGRRVYVDERSRSGSASPDDVWAVIQAIGADNGWYSWPLAWSVRGVMDKLAGGVGLARGRRSRDRLVVGEAVDWWRVESITTGPDGTRTLLLHAEMKAPGQAWLELSAVPEHGGGTEYRQRAIFFPQGAAGKAYWWGVYPFHGFIFPSMARNILSRAAERGADRAAERGDRTGAAD; encoded by the coding sequence ATGACTCATCGCGTGCTCGTCACTGGATCCACCGGCTATGTGGGCGGGCGCCTGGTGCCGCGCCTGCTGGAGGCCGGCTATGCGGTGCGGGTGCTCGTGCGCTCGCCGCAGCGCCTTGAGGGGGTGCCGTGGCGCCAGGACGTAGAGGTGGTCCAGGGCGATCTGGGCGACGCCGAGACCGTGGAGAGGGCCTCCCGCGGCGTGGAGACCTTCTACTACCTGGTGCACTCGATGTCCTCGGGCTCGGACTTCGAGGCGACGGAGCTGGCCATGGCGCGCACGGTCGCAGCCGCCACCGCCCGGGCCGGAGTGCGTCGGATCGTCTACCTGGGAGGGCTGCACCCGGAGGGCGTGGAGCTCTCCCCGCACATGCGCTCGCGCACCGCGGTAGGCGATGCGCTGCTGGCGGGCGACGTCCCCGCGGTGGTCTTCGAGGCCGGCGTGGTGATCGGCTCCGGCTCGGCATCGTTCGAGATGATCCGCCACCTCACCGAGAACCTGCCGGTCATGCCGGCGCCCAGCTGGGTGCTGCGCCGGATCGAGCCCATCGCGGTGCGGGACCTGCTGCACTACCTGGTCCACGCCCCCGAGATCCCGGAGGGCACCAACCGCCGCTTCGGTATCGGCTCGCGCGAGGTCCTGACCTACGGGGCGATCATGTACGGCTACGCGCACGAGGCCGGTCTGGCCCAGCGCCGGGTCTACGCCCTGCCGATCCCCGCGCCCCGGCTGGCCGGCTGGTGGGTCGCGCTCACCACGCCGATCCCGCGCCCGCTGGCGGTGCCGCTGGTGCAGTCCCTGCAGCACGACGCCGTGACGGATGACCACGACATCGATCAGTACATCGCCCCGCCGGCCGACGGGCTCACGGGCTACCGCCGGGCCGTGCGCCTGGCGTTGGGCAAACTGGCAGCCGACGAGGTCGAGACCACCTGGGCCTCTGCGGCCAACACTCCGCCCTCGGACCCGCTGCCCTCGGATCCGGACTGGGCGGGGCGCAGGGTCTATGTGGATGAACGCAGCCGCTCCGGCTCGGCCTCACCGGACGACGTCTGGGCCGTGATCCAGGCGATCGGCGCGGACAACGGCTGGTACTCGTGGCCGCTGGCCTGGTCGGTGCGCGGGGTCATGGACAAGCTGGCCGGGGGAGTGGGACTGGCTCGGGGCCGGCGCAGCCGCGACCGCCTGGTCGTGGGCGAGGCCGTGGACTGGTGGCGCGTGGAGTCGATCACCACCGGGCCCGACGGTACCCGTACCCTGCTGCTGCACGCCGAGATGAAGGCCCCGGGACAGGCCTGGCTCGAGCTGTCCGCGGTGCCTGAGCACGGAGGGGGCACAGAGTACCGCCAGCGCGCGATCTTCTTCCCGCAGGGAGCGGCAGGCAAGGCCTACTGGTGGGGCGTGTACCCGTTCCACGGGTTCATCTTCCCGTCCATGGCGCGCAACATCCTGTCGCGGGCGGCTGAGCGGGGAGCAGACCGGGCTGCTGAGAGGGGAGACCGAACGGGCGCGGCTGACTGA
- a CDS encoding siderophore-interacting protein, translated as MSKHRRGSLPESTRDRREERPERKREGIGIRRLRVVRVEDITPQLRRIVLTGEDLGGFPFREFAPSDKVKLLFPDPSTGLLPMPESTEKGLRWPGGRKPQTRSYTVRGFDPEASDGQGELLIEFVLHDHGLAGSWALRAAAGDELGVLGPKGARQFPAAAHYVALGDETALPAISRLIEEAPAESRVSAVIEVADAAEEQQLASRTGADVQIRWMHRDSTPLPDGCLSLLEPTVDELDLGDPEELFVFAAGESHAMKALRGRIAERVRLNKHQLDIHGYWKDRTRADPRRRR; from the coding sequence ATGTCGAAGCACCGTCGTGGGTCGTTGCCCGAGAGCACGCGCGATCGTCGTGAGGAGCGCCCGGAGCGCAAGCGCGAGGGCATCGGCATCCGCCGTCTGCGCGTGGTCCGCGTCGAGGACATCACCCCGCAGCTGCGTCGGATCGTGCTGACCGGGGAGGACCTGGGCGGCTTCCCGTTCCGGGAGTTCGCGCCCTCGGACAAGGTCAAGCTGCTCTTCCCGGATCCGTCCACCGGCTTGCTGCCGATGCCGGAGTCCACGGAGAAGGGCCTGCGCTGGCCCGGCGGGCGCAAGCCGCAGACGCGCAGCTACACGGTGCGCGGCTTCGACCCGGAGGCCTCCGACGGTCAGGGCGAGCTGCTGATCGAGTTCGTGCTCCACGACCACGGGCTCGCCGGCAGCTGGGCCCTGCGCGCGGCTGCGGGCGATGAACTGGGCGTGCTCGGCCCCAAGGGCGCCCGTCAGTTCCCAGCTGCTGCGCATTACGTGGCCCTGGGCGATGAAACCGCCCTGCCGGCCATCTCCCGGCTGATCGAGGAGGCGCCGGCTGAGTCTCGGGTGAGCGCTGTGATCGAGGTGGCCGACGCCGCCGAGGAGCAGCAGCTGGCCTCCCGCACCGGGGCCGACGTGCAGATCCGGTGGATGCACCGCGACTCCACACCCCTTCCCGACGGCTGCCTCAGTCTCCTGGAGCCGACCGTGGACGAGCTCGATCTCGGGGATCCTGAGGAGCTCTTCGTCTTCGCGGCGGGGGAGTCGCACGCCATGAAGGCCCTGCGCGGGCGGATCGCCGAGCGTGTGCGGCTGAACAAGCACCAGCTCGATATCCACGGCTACTGGAAGGACCGCACGCGGGCCGACCCGCGGCGTCGTCGCTGA
- a CDS encoding flavodoxin domain-containing protein — protein sequence MATTALLWAVHRDFLRYMSRIEDGQVAAVDGAQQLPDTDAAAPTRARRASPEGLPMLGIVFGTESGNAELVAEELGAALSEHLDVTVRDIASLDPQDPASALELEVPHLMICSTYGDGELPVSARPFCQALREQAPSLEGLRYAIFGLGDHSYHATYSRGGEILDETLRACGAQRVGEFGRHDAAAAIPPHDAARAWAQGAVEELTGVAQALG from the coding sequence ATGGCGACCACAGCTCTTCTCTGGGCCGTCCATCGCGACTTCCTGCGCTACATGTCCCGGATCGAGGACGGGCAGGTGGCCGCCGTCGACGGGGCCCAGCAGCTGCCCGACACGGATGCCGCCGCACCGACCCGCGCCCGGCGTGCATCCCCCGAGGGGCTGCCGATGCTGGGCATCGTGTTCGGCACCGAGTCGGGCAATGCCGAGCTCGTGGCCGAGGAGCTCGGCGCGGCGCTGAGCGAGCACCTGGACGTCACGGTGCGCGACATCGCCTCCCTGGATCCTCAGGATCCCGCGAGCGCGCTGGAACTCGAGGTGCCCCACCTGATGATCTGCTCGACCTACGGCGACGGCGAGCTGCCGGTCTCCGCGCGCCCGTTCTGCCAGGCGCTGCGGGAGCAGGCGCCGTCGCTGGAGGGCCTGCGCTACGCGATCTTCGGGCTGGGCGATCACTCGTACCACGCGACCTACTCGCGCGGCGGCGAGATCCTGGACGAGACGCTGCGGGCCTGCGGGGCCCAGCGCGTGGGCGAGTTCGGCCGGCACGACGCAGCCGCGGCCATCCCGCCGCACGACGCAGCCCGCGCGTGGGCGCAGGGCGCGGTCGAGGAGCTGACGGGAGTCGCGCAGGCGCTGGGCTGA
- a CDS encoding serine hydrolase domain-containing protein has protein sequence MTSPSHLARPSRRQLITGAVLASAAVAAPAHAAPGGNGKGKGQDIGFRREAIQNALEAMVDDGAVGVVASVVGASGGFQTAAGLRQIGRDSTKPQDRARVASVTKGMVATMVMQEIEAGRWSLDTTIDDVVPDLYPGHGHVTVAQLMNHTSGMPDGIYTLLGVGDGQEAVTSQQLKAAIAKHYPERELVRTARELDWLFEPGEAMAYSNTGYVVLSIMLEEVSGTRIEDLLRDRVLRPAGMHHSRLEESTIVRGRHLMPYGRFQEGLVALDTIDPSIFSGAGGVYATAEDLTSFSGALLSGKLVDPELVEQMITPRGAAAEAGMGFGLYVAASRCLDSSGQPERLIGHDGAGFGTQTLSFSTVDASRRMAVAWTGRSWVPGGPVPDANAALLAAFSATCPGETLPGSQADGSAGEAAAGEGSALQL, from the coding sequence ATGACCTCGCCGTCGCACCTCGCCCGTCCGTCCCGTCGTCAGCTGATCACCGGAGCAGTGCTGGCCTCCGCCGCCGTCGCCGCACCCGCGCATGCCGCCCCCGGCGGCAACGGCAAGGGCAAGGGACAGGACATCGGCTTCCGGCGCGAGGCGATCCAGAACGCCCTCGAGGCCATGGTGGACGACGGCGCGGTGGGCGTCGTCGCCTCCGTCGTCGGCGCTTCCGGAGGCTTCCAGACGGCGGCCGGCCTGCGGCAGATCGGACGGGACTCGACCAAGCCCCAGGATCGGGCGAGGGTCGCCTCGGTGACCAAGGGGATGGTCGCCACCATGGTCATGCAGGAGATCGAGGCCGGGCGCTGGAGCCTGGACACCACGATCGACGACGTCGTGCCGGATCTGTACCCCGGCCACGGCCACGTCACGGTGGCCCAGCTGATGAACCACACCTCCGGGATGCCCGACGGGATCTACACCCTGCTCGGCGTCGGGGATGGTCAGGAGGCCGTCACCTCTCAGCAGCTGAAGGCCGCGATCGCCAAGCACTACCCCGAGCGCGAGCTCGTGCGCACCGCCCGCGAGCTGGACTGGCTGTTCGAGCCCGGGGAGGCGATGGCCTACTCGAACACCGGCTACGTGGTGCTGTCGATCATGCTCGAGGAGGTCTCCGGCACCCGGATCGAGGACCTCCTCCGCGACCGCGTGCTCCGCCCTGCGGGTATGCACCACTCCCGCCTGGAGGAATCCACCATCGTGCGCGGGCGGCACCTCATGCCCTACGGACGGTTCCAGGAGGGGCTCGTGGCTCTGGACACGATCGACCCGTCGATCTTCTCCGGCGCCGGCGGCGTCTACGCCACGGCCGAGGACCTCACGAGCTTCTCGGGAGCGCTGCTGAGCGGGAAGCTCGTGGACCCGGAGCTGGTCGAGCAGATGATCACGCCGCGGGGCGCGGCCGCCGAGGCGGGCATGGGCTTCGGCCTCTACGTCGCGGCCAGCCGCTGTCTGGACAGCTCGGGGCAGCCCGAGCGGCTGATCGGCCATGACGGTGCCGGGTTCGGCACCCAGACGCTGTCGTTCTCCACGGTGGACGCCTCCCGCCGGATGGCGGTGGCCTGGACAGGCCGCTCGTGGGTTCCGGGCGGCCCGGTCCCTGACGCCAACGCCGCTCTGCTGGCCGCGTTCTCCGCGACCTGCCCGGGTGAGACGCTGCCCGGCTCTCAGGCCGACGGCTCCGCCGGCGAAGCCGCGGCAGGGGAGGGCTCGGCCCTGCAGCTGTGA
- a CDS encoding YggS family pyridoxal phosphate-dependent enzyme, with the protein MDSTTQQPHRTHDSSAQEQAREIAAGLEGVRERIAAAAREAGRDPEGIRLLPVSKTVPAERLRAAVAAGCRELGENKVQEAAGKAAELADLELRWSVIGHLQRNKAKDVAAFAHELQSLDSLRTAEALERRLQGEGRSLEVMVQVNTSGEESKSGLAPEQLPELLSELEQFETLRVTGLMTIAMDSEDEQRVRNCFRLLRQLRDRAREDGPGFVGDGELSMGMSGDLELAIAEGATCVRAGRAIFGQRPRP; encoded by the coding sequence ATGGATTCGACGACTCAGCAACCTCACCGGACGCACGACTCCTCCGCGCAGGAGCAGGCCCGTGAGATCGCCGCCGGCCTCGAGGGCGTGCGCGAGCGCATTGCAGCGGCGGCGCGGGAAGCCGGACGCGATCCGGAGGGCATCCGCCTGCTGCCGGTGTCCAAGACGGTGCCCGCCGAGCGGCTGCGCGCCGCCGTCGCCGCCGGGTGCCGGGAGCTGGGGGAGAACAAGGTCCAGGAGGCCGCGGGCAAGGCCGCCGAGCTCGCCGACCTGGAGCTGCGCTGGTCGGTGATCGGGCATCTTCAGCGCAACAAGGCCAAGGACGTGGCGGCCTTCGCCCACGAGCTGCAGTCCCTGGACAGCCTGCGCACCGCAGAGGCCCTCGAGCGCCGCCTACAGGGAGAGGGGCGCAGCCTCGAGGTGATGGTCCAGGTCAACACCTCCGGCGAGGAGTCCAAGTCCGGGCTGGCCCCGGAGCAGCTGCCCGAGCTGCTGAGCGAGCTGGAGCAGTTCGAGACGCTGCGGGTCACGGGGCTGATGACCATCGCCATGGACTCCGAGGACGAGCAGCGGGTGCGCAACTGCTTCCGGCTCCTGCGTCAGCTGCGCGATCGGGCGCGCGAGGACGGCCCGGGCTTCGTGGGCGATGGCGAGCTGTCCATGGGCATGTCCGGCGACCTCGAGCTGGCGATCGCCGAGGGAGCCACCTGCGTGCGGGCGGGGCGCGCGATCTTCGGCCAGCGCCCGCGCCCCTGA
- a CDS encoding helix-turn-helix domain-containing protein translates to MAADQHDNRDDAATPPAASESMDPGFTLRQLDLFVAAAEHGGFAPAAQARHLSPNSVAQAVTDLERRMQTRLVLRHRARGITPTPRAASWRRPRAICCAAPASCHAV, encoded by the coding sequence ATGGCCGCTGACCAGCACGACAACCGCGACGATGCGGCCACGCCGCCTGCTGCCTCGGAGTCCATGGACCCCGGATTCACCCTGCGCCAGCTGGATCTCTTCGTCGCCGCCGCCGAGCACGGGGGATTCGCCCCGGCCGCCCAGGCTCGGCACCTGAGCCCCAACTCGGTGGCGCAGGCGGTCACGGATCTGGAGCGGCGGATGCAGACGCGCCTGGTCCTGCGGCATCGGGCTCGGGGGATCACGCCCACGCCTCGGGCCGCAAGCTGGCGGAGGCCGCGCGCGATCTGCTGCGCCGCGCCGGCGAGCTGCCACGCGGTCTGA
- a CDS encoding LysR substrate-binding domain-containing protein, whose protein sequence is MAEAARDLLRRAGELPRGLSGDALSGPVSVGCYTTLAPTAVPELWTALAQRHPELELPVREGSGTELAQLVRDGSLDMLIAYELALPPDLPRRQLFLAQPMVALAGSHRLADREQIEPSELAEEPLILFNQPPSAQSTLTQLRRLGLSPTIAHRTADFELMRSLVARGLGFSIQYLPAPVPLSREGLPIVTVPLARDAVVEPVVLAWSPDAEPTARRGDDGADPRAPGPAGADHMTGSGTPNGLGTPSVTSQSAGSVVAQ, encoded by the coding sequence CTGGCGGAGGCCGCGCGCGATCTGCTGCGCCGCGCCGGCGAGCTGCCACGCGGTCTGAGCGGGGACGCGCTGAGCGGGCCGGTCTCCGTGGGCTGCTACACCACGCTCGCACCCACCGCGGTCCCCGAGCTGTGGACGGCACTGGCGCAGCGGCATCCGGAGCTGGAGCTGCCCGTGCGGGAGGGCTCCGGAACCGAGCTCGCCCAGCTGGTGCGCGACGGGTCCCTGGACATGCTGATCGCCTACGAACTGGCGCTTCCCCCCGACCTGCCGCGGCGACAGCTGTTCCTGGCGCAGCCCATGGTCGCACTCGCCGGCAGCCATCGGCTGGCGGATCGAGAGCAGATCGAGCCGTCGGAACTGGCTGAGGAGCCGCTGATCCTCTTCAACCAGCCGCCCAGCGCGCAGTCCACCCTCACCCAGCTGCGCCGGCTCGGACTCAGCCCGACGATCGCCCACCGCACCGCCGACTTCGAGCTCATGCGCTCGCTGGTCGCCCGCGGCCTGGGCTTCAGCATCCAATACCTGCCCGCGCCCGTGCCGCTGAGCCGCGAGGGCCTCCCGATCGTGACTGTGCCGCTGGCCCGCGACGCCGTCGTGGAGCCCGTGGTCCTGGCCTGGTCGCCCGATGCGGAGCCGACCGCGCGCCGCGGCGACGATGGCGCTGATCCGCGAGCGCCTGGGCCAGCAGGAGCGGATCACATGACGGGGTCGGGCACCCCGAACGGGTTGGGGACGCCGTCGGTGACATCCCAGTCCGCCGGGTCGGTGGTGGCGCAGTAG
- a CDS encoding fluoride efflux transporter FluC, with protein MAPRSAVPSPAAAPRPAHLRAGAIALVLVGGTLGTAVREAVSLVLGTPSGFPLGILAVNLLGAFLLGLLLEALARRGPHEAPLRHLRLLLGTGFMGGFTTYSTLAVDGAQMLGSGAPALGAVYLLGSVIAGGIAAWAGIAVAAALRPDAGADSSPEADSDLMATSDAGPATHPSTDPRSGEGR; from the coding sequence ATGGCCCCGCGCTCAGCCGTCCCCTCGCCCGCTGCTGCCCCGCGGCCTGCGCACCTGCGGGCGGGCGCGATCGCCCTGGTGCTGGTGGGCGGGACGCTGGGCACGGCCGTCCGCGAGGCAGTCTCGCTGGTCCTCGGCACGCCATCGGGATTCCCGCTGGGCATCCTGGCCGTCAATCTCCTCGGCGCCTTCCTGCTCGGGCTTTTGCTGGAGGCACTGGCCCGCCGCGGCCCTCACGAGGCGCCGCTGAGACACCTGCGCCTGCTGCTGGGCACCGGATTCATGGGCGGGTTCACGACCTACAGCACGCTGGCCGTGGACGGGGCGCAGATGCTCGGCTCCGGGGCACCCGCGCTGGGTGCGGTCTATCTGCTGGGCAGCGTGATCGCCGGCGGCATCGCGGCATGGGCGGGCATCGCTGTGGCCGCGGCGCTGCGGCCTGACGCAGGCGCGGACTCCAGCCCTGAGGCCGACTCTGACCTCATGGCCACATCCGACGCGGGCCCCGCAACCCACCCCAGCACCGACCCTCGTTCGGGTGAGGGCCGATGA
- the recQ gene encoding DNA helicase RecQ, whose product MTTSTAPQLETQALRILESVFGYESFRGKQAEIVEHVAAGGDAVVLMPTGGGKSLCYQIPALMRFGTGVVISPLIALMENQVDALAAVGVNAAYLNSSLSFEEADEIERRLLAGELDMVYMAPERLVQPRTLQLLSRVQVSLFAIDEAHCVSQWGHDFRKDYLGLSVLAERFPDVPRIALTATATQATHEELTQRLSLQDAQHFVASFDRPNIQYRIVEKDQPRQQLLSLIRNEHPGDAGIVYCLSRKSVEQTAAFLSKQGIDAEAYHAGLTESERSQRQARFLREDGVVMVATIAFGMGIDKPDVRFVAHLDLPKSIEGYYQETGRAGRDGLPATAWLAYGLQDVVQLRRMIDQSEGTAEHQRSQRQHLDAMLALCETMTCRRVQILSYFGQTGEPCGNCDNCLNPPQGWDATVPAQKILSAIIRLDRERRQHFGSGQLIDILRGKPNPRSTESNHEALSVWGIGQDLSPQQWKGLVRQLLARDVLAAVGDYATLALGPEADGVLRGRTTLELRKESGRSRASAPRGSRTTAAAARSELTPEEMEIFEALRKWRTAQAKEQEVPAYVVFADATLIAIAQRRPETTSDLHGVSGIGAKKLDRYGSAVVDVVTRTLS is encoded by the coding sequence GTGACGACCTCCACAGCACCCCAGCTGGAGACCCAGGCACTGCGGATCCTCGAATCGGTCTTCGGCTACGAGTCCTTCCGCGGCAAGCAGGCGGAGATCGTGGAGCACGTGGCCGCAGGCGGCGACGCCGTCGTGCTCATGCCCACCGGCGGCGGCAAGTCGCTGTGCTATCAGATCCCCGCCCTCATGCGCTTCGGCACGGGCGTGGTCATCTCCCCGCTGATCGCGCTGATGGAGAACCAGGTCGACGCCCTGGCCGCCGTCGGCGTGAACGCTGCGTATCTGAACTCGTCGCTGTCCTTCGAGGAGGCCGACGAGATCGAGCGGAGGCTGCTGGCCGGTGAGCTCGACATGGTCTACATGGCCCCCGAGCGGCTCGTGCAGCCGCGCACCCTGCAGCTGCTCTCGCGGGTGCAGGTCTCGCTGTTCGCGATCGACGAGGCGCACTGCGTGTCCCAGTGGGGCCACGACTTCCGCAAGGACTACCTGGGCCTGTCCGTGCTGGCCGAGCGCTTCCCCGACGTCCCCCGGATCGCCCTGACCGCCACGGCCACGCAGGCCACCCATGAAGAGCTCACGCAGCGGCTGTCCCTGCAGGACGCCCAGCACTTCGTGGCCAGCTTCGACCGGCCCAACATCCAGTACCGGATCGTCGAGAAGGACCAGCCGCGCCAGCAGCTGCTGTCCCTGATCCGCAACGAGCACCCCGGAGACGCCGGCATCGTCTACTGCCTGTCCCGCAAGTCCGTGGAGCAGACCGCCGCGTTCCTGTCCAAGCAGGGGATCGACGCCGAGGCCTACCACGCGGGTCTCACCGAATCCGAACGCTCGCAGCGCCAGGCACGCTTCCTGCGGGAGGACGGCGTGGTCATGGTCGCCACGATCGCCTTCGGAATGGGCATCGACAAGCCCGACGTCCGCTTCGTGGCCCACCTGGACCTGCCCAAGTCGATCGAGGGCTACTACCAGGAGACCGGCCGCGCAGGTCGCGACGGTCTGCCAGCGACCGCCTGGCTGGCCTACGGCCTGCAGGACGTGGTGCAGCTGCGGCGGATGATCGATCAGTCCGAGGGCACCGCCGAGCACCAGCGCTCGCAGCGCCAGCACCTGGACGCCATGCTCGCGCTGTGCGAGACGATGACCTGTCGCCGCGTGCAGATCCTCAGCTATTTCGGGCAGACCGGTGAGCCCTGCGGCAACTGCGACAACTGCCTGAACCCGCCCCAGGGCTGGGATGCCACCGTCCCCGCGCAGAAGATCCTCTCGGCGATCATCCGCCTGGACCGCGAGCGTCGCCAGCACTTCGGCTCGGGGCAGCTCATCGACATCCTGCGCGGCAAGCCGAATCCCCGCTCCACCGAGTCCAACCACGAGGCGCTGAGCGTGTGGGGCATCGGCCAGGACCTCAGCCCGCAGCAGTGGAAGGGCCTGGTCCGGCAGCTGCTGGCCCGCGACGTCCTGGCCGCGGTGGGGGACTACGCCACCCTGGCCCTGGGGCCCGAGGCCGACGGCGTCCTGCGCGGTCGCACCACGCTCGAGCTGCGCAAGGAGTCGGGGCGCAGCAGGGCCTCGGCCCCGCGCGGATCGCGGACGACGGCCGCCGCGGCGCGCAGCGAGCTCACGCCGGAGGAGATGGAGATCTTCGAGGCGCTGCGCAAGTGGCGCACGGCCCAGGCGAAGGAGCAGGAGGTCCCCGCCTACGTCGTGTTCGCCGATGCCACCCTGATCGCGATCGCCCAGCGCCGCCCGGAGACCACCTCGGACCTCCACGGCGTCAGCGGCATCGGCGCCAAGAAGCTGGACCGCTACGGCTCCGCCGTCGTCGACGTGGTCACCCGGACCCTCAGCTGA
- a CDS encoding nucleosidase, translating into MNRVLVIAAHPAETAQLPPEADVVLTGIGMSRAAAVTARAVLERAPSPAERRGLRVVNLGSCGGLRPGLSGVCEPSEILNRDIDAELMRAMGSDPDDLIRLSELGQTGDGSVLATGDSLVAGGPVRDALAERAHLVDMEGFAVATACRELGVSLRMAKHVSDDADSQALEWLERVQISARELAAWYRAHHHELVSGAPADAASNRPEDEV; encoded by the coding sequence GTGAATCGAGTGCTCGTCATCGCGGCGCATCCGGCGGAGACCGCGCAGCTGCCACCGGAGGCCGACGTCGTCCTGACCGGGATCGGCATGTCCCGAGCCGCCGCGGTCACGGCCCGTGCGGTGCTCGAACGGGCTCCGTCGCCGGCCGAGCGCCGTGGGCTCAGGGTGGTGAACCTGGGCAGCTGCGGCGGCCTGCGGCCCGGTCTGTCGGGGGTCTGCGAGCCCTCCGAGATCCTCAACCGGGATATCGACGCCGAGCTCATGCGCGCCATGGGCTCCGATCCCGATGACCTGATCCGCCTGTCCGAGCTGGGGCAGACCGGCGACGGCTCCGTGCTGGCCACCGGCGACTCGCTCGTGGCCGGCGGGCCGGTGCGCGATGCCCTGGCCGAGCGGGCCCACCTGGTGGACATGGAGGGCTTCGCGGTGGCCACGGCCTGCCGCGAGCTGGGCGTGTCCCTGCGCATGGCCAAGCACGTCTCCGACGACGCCGACTCCCAGGCCCTCGAATGGCTCGAGCGGGTGCAGATCTCCGCGCGCGAGCTCGCCGCCTGGTACCGGGCCCATCACCACGAGCTGGTCTCCGGCGCACCGGCCGACGCAGCGTCGAATCGACCGGAGGACGAGGTATGA
- the crcB gene encoding fluoride efflux transporter CrcB: MTPLLSLAIAVAGGMGAVCRFVLDGLLTSLSEADFPWPTVLINITGSLLLGLITGLTVSGLLPEAWRLVLGTGFLGGYTTFSTASVDTVRLLQRRRWAAGIVHGLGTLVIAVGAAGLGLGLSLWLGPAA; encoded by the coding sequence ATGACGCCGCTGCTCTCCCTGGCGATCGCCGTGGCCGGCGGCATGGGAGCGGTCTGCCGCTTCGTGCTCGACGGACTGCTGACGTCCCTCTCGGAGGCCGACTTCCCGTGGCCCACGGTCCTGATCAACATCACGGGCTCGCTGCTGCTGGGCCTGATCACGGGACTCACCGTGAGCGGGCTGCTGCCCGAGGCCTGGCGCCTCGTGCTCGGCACGGGGTTCCTGGGCGGCTACACCACATTCTCCACGGCCAGCGTGGACACCGTCCGGCTGCTGCAGCGGCGGCGCTGGGCGGCAGGCATCGTGCACGGGCTGGGGACGCTCGTGATCGCGGTCGGTGCGGCAGGACTCGGGCTGGGCCTGAGCCTGTGGCTCGGGCCAGCGGCCTGA